The segment ACTTCAGGTGTTCGTTGGAGAGAAACTATGGATGTAATACAAAACAATTCGATAGATTCTTTAATTGAGATAGGACCAGGGAAAGTTTTAAGTGGACTTGCTAAGAGATCTATATTAGGAATTTCAATTAAGCAAATTTCTTCATTTAATGATTTGGAATGTTGAAACTAACTCGAAATAATTCATTAGCATCAAAACAATCTTTGGTATATAGCTTTGTTAGTTACTGCTTAGTATTTCCGATATTCCGAATATTGTTTAGGGGTCGTATTTTTGGTTTGGAAAATGTTCCTTTAAAAGGACCCTTGGTAGTTGTTGCTAATCATGGTTCTCATTTGGATCCACCAATATTGGGACATGCTTTGGGCCGGCCTATATCTTTTATGGCTAAAGCCGAGTTATTTGAGATCCCATTTCTTGGTAACATAATTCGAGCTTGCGGGGCATATCCAGTAAGCCGAGGAGCTAGTGATCGAGAAGCACTTAGAATAGCTACTGGTCGACTTAAGCAAGGTTGTGCTACAGGTGTTTTTTTAGATGGAACTAGGCAAGACAATGGAAGAATTAATGATCCTATGCCTGGAGCAGCGTTATTAGCTGC is part of the Prochlorococcus marinus str. MIT 0919 genome and harbors:
- a CDS encoding lysophospholipid acyltransferase family protein, yielding MLKLTRNNSLASKQSLVYSFVSYCLVFPIFRILFRGRIFGLENVPLKGPLVVVANHGSHLDPPILGHALGRPISFMAKAELFEIPFLGNIIRACGAYPVSRGASDREALRIATGRLKQGCATGVFLDGTRQDNGRINDPMPGAALLAARSCAPLLPVAIVNSHRALGKGRLCPRFTPIHIRVGPVIAAPESRKKTNLIEVTQQLQESINAMLDQGMLL